In Burkholderia sp. NRF60-BP8, a single window of DNA contains:
- a CDS encoding porin, producing the protein MKKSLLALVALGAFAGAAHAQSSVTLYGIIDEGLLFNNNAGGKHLYSMASGVMQGSRFGLRGTEDLGGGLKAIFTLENGFDVNSGKLGQGGLMFGRQAYVGLSSPYGTVTLGRQYDSVVDFVGPLEAGDQWGGYIAAHPGDLDNFNNAYRVNNAVKFTSQSYGGLTFGGLYSFGGQAGQFSKNQVWSLGAGYNNGPLVLGVGYLNARTPNQFGGMFNNGSTSSSVSSPIYGAYANNANTYQVIGAGGAYTFGAATIGATYSNTKFKGFSAGPFVNQTATFNNGEINFKYQLTPALILGAAYDYTQGSKIDGNSAAKYHQGSLGVDYFLSKRTDVYVIGVYQHASGNVLDSNGNVLKATAAINGLAGSSTSNQVAARVGIRHKF; encoded by the coding sequence ATGAAAAAGTCGCTTCTCGCGCTCGTCGCGCTGGGCGCGTTCGCTGGCGCTGCCCATGCGCAAAGCAGCGTGACGCTTTACGGCATCATCGATGAAGGCCTGCTCTTCAACAACAACGCAGGCGGCAAGCACCTGTACAGCATGGCCAGCGGCGTGATGCAAGGCAGCCGCTTCGGCCTGCGCGGCACCGAAGACCTCGGTGGCGGCCTGAAGGCGATCTTCACCCTCGAAAACGGTTTCGACGTGAACAGCGGCAAGCTCGGTCAGGGCGGCCTGATGTTCGGTCGTCAGGCTTACGTCGGCCTGTCGAGCCCGTACGGTACGGTCACGCTGGGTCGTCAGTACGACTCCGTCGTCGACTTCGTCGGCCCGCTCGAGGCAGGCGACCAGTGGGGCGGCTACATCGCCGCTCACCCGGGCGACCTCGACAACTTCAACAACGCGTATCGCGTGAACAACGCGGTCAAGTTCACGAGCCAGAGCTACGGCGGCCTCACGTTCGGCGGCCTGTACAGCTTCGGCGGCCAGGCTGGCCAGTTCTCGAAGAACCAGGTCTGGTCGCTCGGCGCAGGCTACAACAACGGCCCGCTGGTTCTCGGCGTCGGTTACTTGAACGCACGTACGCCGAACCAGTTCGGCGGCATGTTCAACAACGGGTCGACGTCGTCGTCGGTCTCGTCGCCGATCTACGGCGCGTACGCGAACAACGCGAACACGTATCAGGTCATCGGTGCAGGCGGCGCGTACACGTTCGGCGCAGCGACGATCGGCGCGACGTACTCGAACACGAAGTTCAAGGGCTTCTCGGCAGGCCCGTTCGTGAACCAGACCGCGACGTTCAACAACGGCGAAATCAACTTCAAGTACCAGTTGACGCCGGCGTTGATCCTCGGCGCAGCGTACGACTACACGCAAGGCAGCAAGATCGACGGCAATTCGGCAGCCAAGTACCACCAGGGCTCGCTGGGCGTCGACTACTTCCTGTCGAAGCGCACCGACGTCTACGTGATCGGCGTGTACCAGCACGCATCGGGCAACGTGCTCGATTCGAACGGCAACGTCCTGAAGGCAACGGCAGCGATCAACGGTCTGGCCGGGTCGAGCACCAGCAACCAGGTCGCAGCACGCGTCGGTATCCGTCACAAGTTCTAA
- the coq7 gene encoding 2-polyprenyl-3-methyl-6-methoxy-1,4-benzoquinone monooxygenase: MVLDELISEFDRGLRSLTGISRMSRPVPVPADAPDVELTPAERTRAAGLMRVNHVGEVCAQALYQAQKLTARTASAKAMFEEAAREEEDHLAWTAHRLKELDSRPSLLNPLWYAGALAIGVAAGTLGDKVSLGFMAETERQVESHLEGHMSELPAADTASRAIVDQMRIDEVKHGKAATDAGGIELPLPARMLMRAASKVMTSTAYYL, from the coding sequence ATGGTGTTGGATGAACTGATCAGCGAATTCGATCGCGGCCTGCGGTCGCTGACCGGCATTAGCCGGATGAGCCGGCCCGTGCCCGTGCCGGCCGATGCGCCCGACGTCGAACTGACGCCCGCCGAACGCACGCGCGCGGCCGGGCTGATGCGCGTGAATCACGTCGGGGAGGTCTGCGCGCAGGCGCTTTACCAGGCGCAGAAGCTCACCGCGCGCACGGCGTCGGCGAAGGCGATGTTCGAGGAGGCCGCGCGCGAGGAGGAGGACCACCTCGCATGGACCGCGCACCGCCTGAAGGAACTCGATTCGCGCCCGAGCCTGCTGAACCCGCTTTGGTATGCCGGCGCGCTCGCGATCGGCGTGGCGGCCGGCACGCTCGGCGACAAGGTCAGCCTCGGCTTCATGGCCGAGACGGAGCGGCAGGTCGAGAGCCACCTCGAAGGCCACATGTCCGAGCTGCCGGCGGCCGACACCGCGTCGCGCGCGATCGTCGACCAGATGCGGATCGACGAGGTCAAGCACGGCAAGGCCGCGACCGACGCCGGCGGCATCGAGCTGCCGCTGCCGGCGCGGATGCTGATGCGCGCCGCGTCGAAAGTCATGACGAGCACTGCGTACTATCTCTGA
- the mraZ gene encoding division/cell wall cluster transcriptional repressor MraZ yields the protein MFQGASALTLDAKGRMSVPARYREALQGQAEGRVTVTKHPDGCLLLFPRPEWEVFRAKIAALPMDAHWWRRIFLGNAMDVDLDSAGRILVSPELRMAAGLEKEVMLLGMGSHFELWDSQTYNAKEQAAMAQGMPDALKNFTF from the coding sequence GTGTTCCAAGGGGCGTCGGCGCTGACGCTCGATGCGAAAGGGCGGATGTCGGTGCCGGCTCGCTATCGCGAAGCGCTGCAAGGACAGGCAGAAGGACGGGTGACTGTGACCAAGCACCCGGACGGCTGCCTGTTGCTGTTTCCGCGCCCCGAATGGGAAGTGTTCCGCGCCAAGATCGCCGCGCTGCCGATGGACGCCCACTGGTGGCGGCGAATTTTTCTCGGCAATGCGATGGACGTCGATCTCGACAGCGCGGGCCGGATTCTTGTATCGCCCGAGCTGCGCATGGCAGCCGGACTGGAAAAGGAAGTCATGTTGTTGGGAATGGGTAGTCACTTCGAGCTGTGGGATTCGCAGACCTACAACGCGAAGGAGCAGGCAGCGATGGCGCAGGGTATGCCCGACGCGCTGAAGAATTTCACGTTCTGA
- the rsmH gene encoding 16S rRNA (cytosine(1402)-N(4))-methyltransferase RsmH produces MGNELRHRTVLLDEAVESLVTRPDGVYVDGTFGRGGHSRAVLARLAPAGRLIAFDKDPRAIETAQGIEDARFSIVHDSFASMRDALAARGVEKVSGVLLDLGVSSPQVDDPARGFSFRADGPLDMRMDPTRGESAAEWLARASVQELTEVIRDYGEERFAFQIAKALVARRAESDRLGPLDTTGELAQIVGHVVKTREKGKDPATRTFQAIRIHVNQELADLQVVLDAALSLLEQGGRLVVISFHSLEDRIVKRFMQAHASAPAVDRRLPIRAVDLPSPPLKIISRQFPSEAEVAANPRARSAVMRIAERVTP; encoded by the coding sequence ATGGGAAATGAATTGCGGCATCGGACGGTGCTGTTGGATGAAGCGGTCGAGTCGCTCGTGACGCGGCCGGACGGCGTGTATGTCGACGGCACGTTCGGGCGCGGCGGCCATAGCCGCGCGGTGCTCGCGCGGCTGGCGCCGGCCGGGCGGCTGATCGCGTTCGACAAGGATCCGAGGGCGATCGAGACGGCGCAGGGCATCGAGGATGCGCGCTTCTCGATCGTGCACGACAGCTTTGCATCGATGCGCGACGCGCTTGCGGCGCGCGGCGTCGAGAAGGTGTCAGGGGTGTTGCTGGACCTGGGCGTGTCCTCGCCGCAGGTGGACGATCCGGCGCGCGGCTTCAGCTTCCGCGCCGATGGTCCGCTGGACATGCGAATGGATCCGACGCGTGGCGAGTCGGCGGCCGAATGGCTCGCGCGGGCTTCGGTGCAGGAATTGACGGAGGTGATACGGGATTATGGGGAAGAACGGTTTGCTTTTCAGATTGCAAAGGCGCTTGTTGCTCGCCGGGCAGAGTCCGACCGTCTTGGGCCTCTCGACACCACGGGCGAGCTTGCCCAAATCGTGGGTCACGTCGTCAAAACCCGTGAGAAGGGCAAGGATCCGGCAACCCGCACCTTTCAGGCTATACGGATTCACGTCAATCAAGAGCTTGCGGACCTGCAAGTCGTACTAGACGCGGCATTGTCGTTGCTGGAGCAAGGGGGGCGGCTGGTGGTCATCAGCTTTCATTCACTCGAGGACCGGATCGTCAAGCGATTCATGCAGGCGCACGCGAGTGCGCCTGCAGTCGATCGTCGTCTGCCGATTCGCGCCGTCGACCTCCCGAGTCCGCCGCTCAAGATCATCAGCCGCCAGTTTCCGAGCGAAGCGGAAGTCGCCGCGAATCCGCGCGCCCGCTCGGCCGTGATGCGCATCGCGGAGCGCGTCACGCCATGA
- the ftsL gene encoding cell division protein FtsL: MSRLNIFLLIIVMGCALSVVNSTNQQRQIFIQLQRAQSQERQLQQDYAQLQYQQSALSKTSRIEQLANDSLKMQPISTGRTQYLTLPPGAAKAIDAPIAASADTTGKGKGGAR; this comes from the coding sequence ATGAGCCGCCTCAACATCTTCCTGCTGATCATCGTGATGGGTTGCGCGCTGTCGGTCGTCAACTCGACGAACCAGCAACGCCAGATCTTCATCCAGCTGCAGCGCGCGCAGTCGCAGGAGCGTCAGCTCCAGCAGGACTACGCGCAGCTTCAATATCAGCAGAGCGCGCTGTCGAAGACGTCGCGCATCGAGCAGCTCGCGAACGATTCGCTGAAAATGCAGCCGATCTCGACCGGCCGCACGCAATACCTGACGCTGCCGCCTGGCGCCGCGAAGGCGATCGACGCGCCGATCGCGGCATCGGCCGACACGACCGGCAAGGGCAAGGGGGGCGCGCGATGA
- a CDS encoding peptidoglycan D,D-transpeptidase FtsI family protein gives MKPSPKRQNVKFSSSPVLGVHLPMWRSKLVVFLLFMAFVALAARAFWIQGPGNAFYQKQGESRYQRTIELPATRGKILDRNGLVLATSLPVRAIWAIPDAVPDDLDADKINQLGKLLGMTSKELRVKLSEDKGFVYVKRQVPIDVADKVAALDIPGIYQRNEYKRFYPEGEITAHLIGFTNVEDEGQEGVELGDQKMLSGTSGMRRVIKDRMGHIVEDVAEQIPPHNGTDVDLSIDSKIQYIAYANLKAAVEKFKAKAGAAMVVDVRTGEVLALVNYPTYNPNDRSRMTGEQLRNRIMTDVFEPGSIMKPFTVSLALDLHRVTPNTLVETGNGHFVLDGAPITDDAGFGTLTVGGVIQKSSNIGATKIAMTMRPEEMWNMYTSIGLGQAPKVGFPGAVAGRLRPWKSWRRIEQATMSYGYGLSVSLFQLARAYTAIAHDGELMPVTIFKTDPNQPIAGTQVFNPTTAREVRAMLETVVAPGGTSPDAAVPGYRVGGKSGTAYKHEGHGYTRKYRASFVGMAPMPNPRVVIAVSVDEPTAGSHFGGQVSGPVFSAIAGDTMRALNVPPNMPIKQLVVSDDSPESAAAKGPQKLAAGSGAKHMIVSSTTRNSPGVVR, from the coding sequence ATGAAGCCGTCCCCGAAGCGCCAGAACGTGAAGTTCTCGTCGAGCCCCGTGCTGGGCGTCCATTTGCCGATGTGGCGCTCGAAGCTCGTCGTGTTCCTGCTGTTCATGGCGTTCGTCGCGCTGGCCGCTCGGGCGTTCTGGATCCAGGGGCCTGGCAACGCGTTCTATCAGAAGCAGGGCGAAAGCCGCTATCAGCGCACGATCGAACTGCCGGCGACGCGCGGCAAGATTCTCGACCGTAACGGGCTCGTGCTCGCGACGAGCTTGCCGGTGCGCGCGATCTGGGCGATTCCCGACGCGGTGCCGGACGATCTCGACGCGGACAAGATCAACCAGCTCGGCAAGCTCCTCGGCATGACGTCGAAGGAGCTGCGCGTGAAGCTGTCGGAAGACAAGGGTTTCGTCTACGTGAAGCGCCAGGTGCCGATCGACGTCGCCGACAAGGTCGCCGCGCTCGACATTCCCGGCATCTATCAGCGCAACGAATACAAGCGCTTCTATCCGGAAGGCGAGATCACCGCTCACCTGATCGGCTTCACGAACGTCGAGGACGAAGGGCAGGAAGGCGTCGAACTGGGCGACCAGAAGATGCTGTCCGGCACGTCGGGCATGCGTCGCGTGATCAAGGACCGGATGGGGCACATCGTCGAGGACGTCGCCGAGCAGATTCCGCCGCACAACGGCACCGACGTCGACCTGTCGATCGACAGCAAGATCCAGTACATCGCGTACGCGAACCTGAAGGCCGCCGTCGAGAAGTTCAAGGCGAAGGCCGGCGCGGCGATGGTCGTCGACGTGCGTACCGGCGAAGTGCTCGCGCTCGTCAACTACCCGACGTACAACCCGAACGACCGCTCGCGCATGACGGGCGAGCAGTTGCGCAACCGGATCATGACCGACGTGTTCGAGCCGGGCTCGATCATGAAGCCGTTCACCGTGTCGCTCGCGCTCGACCTGCACCGCGTGACGCCGAACACGCTCGTCGAGACGGGCAACGGGCATTTCGTGCTCGACGGCGCGCCGATCACCGATGACGCGGGTTTCGGCACGCTGACGGTCGGCGGCGTGATCCAGAAGTCGAGCAACATCGGCGCGACGAAGATCGCGATGACGATGCGGCCCGAGGAAATGTGGAATATGTATACGAGCATCGGCCTCGGCCAGGCGCCGAAGGTCGGCTTCCCGGGCGCGGTGGCCGGCCGTCTGCGTCCGTGGAAGAGCTGGCGCCGCATCGAGCAGGCGACGATGTCGTACGGCTACGGCCTGTCGGTGTCGTTGTTCCAGCTCGCACGGGCGTACACGGCGATCGCGCACGACGGCGAGCTGATGCCCGTGACCATTTTCAAGACCGACCCCAATCAACCGATCGCGGGCACGCAGGTGTTCAATCCGACCACCGCACGCGAAGTGCGCGCGATGCTCGAGACGGTGGTCGCGCCGGGCGGCACGTCGCCGGATGCGGCCGTGCCGGGCTACCGCGTCGGCGGCAAGAGCGGCACCGCGTACAAGCACGAAGGTCACGGCTACACGCGCAAGTACCGCGCGTCGTTCGTCGGGATGGCGCCGATGCCGAATCCGCGCGTCGTGATCGCGGTGTCGGTCGACGAGCCGACCGCCGGCAGCCACTTCGGCGGCCAGGTGTCCGGCCCCGTATTTTCGGCGATCGCCGGCGACACGATGCGTGCGCTGAACGTCCCGCCGAACATGCCGATCAAGCAGCTCGTCGTGTCCGACGATTCGCCGGAATCCGCTGCCGCGAAGGGCCCGCAAAAGCTGGCCGCGGGGAGCGGTGCAAAGCATATGATCGTGTCCAGCACGACGCGTAATTCACCAGGAGTCGTTCGATGA
- a CDS encoding UDP-N-acetylmuramoyl-L-alanyl-D-glutamate--2,6-diaminopimelate ligase: MSAARSSHPAHQQIAAALAWLRQHVAPAAQLHADTRSLEAGDVFVAYAVDGADNRAFMADAVARGAAAVLYQPEGLTDAPTVPVALAVPALDQLAGEIASGWYGDPSDSLLAVGVTGTNGKTSCTQWIATALTALHQPCAVIGTLGTGMPGQLVPTGFTTPDAPQLQRSLAQLRDAGAQAVAMEVSSHALHQGRVNGTAFDIAVFTNLTQDHLDYHGTFDAYEAAKAKLFAWRGLRAAVINRDDAAGRRLLEKLAGRVRTIAYGIGDAQAPDADRELVALDVRATATGTAFRLRSSWGDADVEVGTLGTFNVSNLLAVLGSLLAADVPFAAALAEIERLESVNGRMQRLGGRLQNDEPLVVIDYAHTPDALEKTLDALRPIAAARGGRLVCMFGCGGDRDATKRPLMGAIAERLADEVVVTSDNPRSEDPQHIIDQVVAGMTAPDRARRIEDRASAILQAVRGAAREDVVVLAGKGHEATQEIMGKKRAFSDQDHARLALAARATHGKGGAE; the protein is encoded by the coding sequence ATGAGCGCCGCCCGCAGTTCCCATCCGGCGCATCAGCAGATCGCAGCCGCGCTCGCGTGGCTGCGTCAGCATGTGGCCCCCGCGGCGCAACTGCATGCCGACACGCGCAGCCTCGAGGCTGGCGACGTGTTCGTCGCGTATGCGGTCGACGGGGCAGATAACCGCGCTTTCATGGCCGATGCCGTCGCGCGCGGGGCGGCCGCCGTGCTGTATCAGCCGGAAGGGCTGACCGACGCGCCGACCGTACCCGTCGCGCTCGCGGTGCCGGCGCTCGACCAGCTCGCCGGCGAGATCGCCAGCGGCTGGTACGGCGATCCGAGCGACAGCCTGCTCGCGGTCGGTGTCACGGGCACGAACGGCAAGACGTCGTGCACGCAATGGATCGCCACCGCGCTGACGGCGCTGCACCAGCCGTGCGCGGTGATCGGCACGCTCGGCACCGGAATGCCCGGCCAGCTCGTGCCGACTGGCTTCACGACGCCCGACGCGCCGCAACTGCAGCGCAGCCTCGCGCAATTGCGCGACGCGGGCGCACAGGCCGTGGCGATGGAAGTGTCGTCGCATGCGCTGCACCAGGGGCGCGTGAACGGAACGGCGTTCGACATCGCGGTGTTTACGAACCTCACGCAGGATCACCTCGACTATCACGGCACGTTCGATGCGTACGAGGCCGCGAAGGCGAAGCTGTTCGCGTGGCGCGGCCTGCGCGCGGCGGTGATCAACCGCGACGACGCAGCGGGCCGCCGCCTGCTCGAGAAGCTGGCCGGCCGCGTGCGCACGATCGCGTACGGGATCGGCGATGCGCAAGCGCCCGACGCCGATCGCGAGCTGGTCGCGCTAGACGTGCGCGCGACCGCGACGGGCACCGCATTCCGCCTGCGCTCGTCGTGGGGCGACGCGGACGTCGAGGTCGGCACGCTCGGCACGTTCAACGTCAGCAACCTGCTCGCCGTGCTCGGCTCGCTGCTCGCGGCCGACGTGCCGTTTGCGGCGGCCCTCGCCGAGATCGAGCGGCTCGAGTCGGTCAATGGCCGGATGCAGCGGCTCGGCGGCCGGCTGCAGAACGACGAACCGCTCGTCGTGATCGACTATGCGCATACGCCCGACGCGCTCGAAAAGACGCTCGACGCGCTGCGCCCGATCGCCGCGGCGCGCGGCGGCCGGCTCGTCTGCATGTTCGGCTGCGGCGGCGATCGCGATGCGACCAAGCGGCCGCTGATGGGCGCGATCGCGGAGCGGCTCGCCGACGAAGTCGTCGTCACGAGCGACAACCCGCGCAGCGAAGATCCGCAGCACATCATCGACCAGGTCGTCGCGGGCATGACCGCGCCCGATCGCGCACGCCGTATCGAGGATCGCGCGAGCGCGATCCTGCAGGCGGTGCGCGGCGCCGCGCGCGAGGATGTCGTCGTGCTGGCCGGCAAGGGCCACGAGGCCACGCAGGAAATCATGGGCAAGAAGCGCGCGTTCTCCGATCAGGATCACGCGCGGCTCGCGCTCGCAGCGCGCGCGACGCACGGCAAGGGAGGCGCCGAATGA
- a CDS encoding UDP-N-acetylmuramoyl-tripeptide--D-alanyl-D-alanine ligase — MTMLSLGEAARLIPGATVRGDAGVTFDRVSTDSRTVGPGDLFVALKGERFDAHDFLGDVAARGAAAALVAHAPAGIAMPLIEGGETRAALGALAHGWRMRFPLPLVAVTGSNGKTTVKEMIASIFAAAVGADARLATAGNLNNDVGLPLTLLRLSAAHRLAVIEIGMNHPGETEVLARLTAPTVALVNNAQREHQEFMATVEAVALEHAAVIHALPPDGVAVFPADDAYAGIWRVAATGNRILDFALHDAERQNDAQVVGRVHGGELAIDTPVGTVSVRLRALGEHNARNALAATAAALGAGVALSAIRQGLESFEPVKGRLQVKQASVGSLAGATVVDDTYNANPDSMRAAIDVLAAHPAPRVLVIGDMGEVGDEGPAFHREIGAYARERGIDALFALGDASRDACTAYGDTARHFGDVDALVAALLAAGYGAQATVLVKGSRYMKMERVVDALTNQPAAGTVPAAH; from the coding sequence ATGACGATGCTCAGTCTCGGCGAAGCCGCCCGCCTGATTCCCGGCGCCACCGTCCGCGGCGACGCGGGCGTCACGTTCGACCGCGTGTCGACCGACAGCCGCACGGTCGGCCCGGGCGACCTGTTCGTCGCGCTGAAGGGCGAGCGTTTCGACGCGCACGACTTCCTCGGCGACGTCGCCGCGCGCGGGGCCGCCGCGGCGCTCGTCGCGCATGCGCCGGCGGGCATCGCGATGCCGCTGATCGAAGGCGGCGAAACGCGCGCGGCGCTCGGCGCGCTCGCGCACGGCTGGCGGATGCGATTCCCGCTGCCGCTCGTCGCGGTGACGGGCAGCAACGGCAAGACGACGGTCAAGGAAATGATCGCGTCGATCTTCGCGGCGGCGGTCGGCGCCGACGCGCGGCTCGCGACGGCCGGCAACCTGAACAACGATGTCGGCCTGCCGCTGACGCTGCTGCGCCTGTCGGCCGCGCACCGTCTGGCGGTGATCGAGATCGGTATGAACCATCCGGGCGAAACGGAAGTCCTCGCGCGCCTCACCGCGCCGACGGTCGCGCTCGTCAACAACGCGCAGCGCGAGCACCAGGAATTCATGGCGACGGTCGAGGCCGTCGCGCTCGAACACGCGGCCGTGATCCACGCGCTGCCGCCGGACGGCGTCGCGGTGTTCCCGGCCGACGATGCGTACGCGGGCATCTGGCGCGTCGCGGCGACCGGCAACCGGATCCTCGATTTCGCGCTGCACGACGCCGAACGTCAGAACGACGCGCAGGTCGTCGGGCGCGTGCACGGCGGCGAACTCGCGATCGACACGCCGGTCGGCACCGTCTCGGTGCGGCTGCGTGCGCTCGGCGAGCACAACGCGCGTAACGCGCTGGCCGCGACGGCTGCGGCGCTCGGCGCCGGTGTCGCGCTGTCGGCGATCCGCCAGGGTCTCGAATCGTTCGAACCGGTCAAGGGCCGGCTGCAGGTGAAGCAGGCGAGCGTCGGCAGCCTCGCGGGCGCAACCGTCGTCGACGATACGTACAACGCGAACCCCGATTCGATGCGTGCCGCGATCGACGTACTCGCCGCGCATCCCGCGCCGCGCGTGCTGGTGATCGGCGACATGGGCGAAGTCGGCGACGAAGGGCCGGCATTTCACCGCGAAATCGGTGCGTACGCGCGCGAACGCGGGATCGATGCGCTGTTCGCGCTCGGCGACGCATCGCGCGACGCGTGCACCGCATACGGCGACACGGCGCGCCATTTCGGCGACGTCGACGCGCTCGTGGCGGCGCTGCTCGCGGCCGGTTACGGCGCGCAGGCGACGGTGCTCGTGAAGGGCTCGCGGTACATGAAGATGGAGCGCGTGGTCGACGCGCTGACGAACCAACCCGCGGCGGGCACCGTGCCCGCCGCACACTGA
- the mraY gene encoding phospho-N-acetylmuramoyl-pentapeptide-transferase produces MLLALAQWLQGDASFLRLFTYLTFRAVMATITALGIGLVCGPWVIRKLTQMKVGQAVRKDGPQTHLVKSGTPTMGGVLILIGIAVATLLWGDLTNRFIWIVMLVTFGFGVIGWVDDYRKVVHKDPRGMSSREKYFWQSVIGLFAAVYLAFSVSEANNVRVFDLFMAWVRSGLSMGLPARADLMLPFLKSISYPLGVWGFIVLTYFVIVGASNAVNLTDGLDGLVIMPVVLVGASLGVFAYVMGSAVYSKYLLFPHIPGAGELLIFCSAMGGAGLAFLWYNTHPAQVFMGDVGALALGGALGTVAVIVRQEIVLFIMGGIFVAETLSVMLQVSWFKYTKKRYGEGRRLLKMAPLHHHFELSGWKETQVVVRFWIITLMLCLFGLTTLKLR; encoded by the coding sequence ATGCTGCTGGCGCTGGCGCAATGGCTGCAAGGAGACGCAAGCTTTTTGCGCTTGTTCACGTACCTCACGTTCCGTGCGGTGATGGCCACCATCACCGCGCTCGGGATCGGGCTCGTGTGCGGACCGTGGGTGATCCGCAAGCTGACGCAAATGAAGGTCGGTCAGGCCGTGCGCAAGGACGGCCCGCAGACCCACCTCGTCAAGTCCGGCACGCCGACGATGGGCGGCGTGCTGATCCTGATCGGCATCGCGGTCGCGACGCTGCTGTGGGGCGACCTGACTAATCGTTTCATCTGGATCGTGATGCTCGTCACGTTCGGTTTCGGCGTGATCGGCTGGGTCGACGATTACCGCAAGGTCGTCCACAAGGACCCGCGCGGGATGTCGTCGCGCGAGAAGTATTTCTGGCAGTCGGTGATCGGCCTGTTCGCGGCCGTCTACCTGGCATTCAGCGTGTCCGAGGCGAACAACGTGCGCGTGTTCGACCTGTTCATGGCGTGGGTGAGGAGCGGCCTGTCGATGGGGCTGCCGGCGCGCGCCGACCTGATGCTGCCATTCCTGAAGTCGATCAGCTACCCGCTCGGCGTCTGGGGCTTCATCGTGCTGACCTACTTCGTGATCGTCGGCGCGAGCAACGCGGTGAACCTGACCGACGGTCTCGACGGCCTCGTGATCATGCCGGTCGTGCTGGTCGGCGCGTCGCTCGGTGTGTTCGCGTACGTGATGGGCAGCGCGGTCTATTCAAAATATCTGCTGTTCCCGCACATTCCGGGCGCGGGCGAGCTGCTGATCTTCTGTTCCGCGATGGGCGGGGCCGGGCTCGCGTTCCTCTGGTACAACACGCACCCCGCGCAGGTGTTCATGGGCGACGTCGGCGCGCTGGCGCTGGGTGGCGCGCTCGGCACGGTCGCGGTGATCGTGCGCCAGGAAATCGTGCTGTTCATCATGGGCGGCATCTTCGTCGCGGAAACGCTGTCGGTGATGCTGCAGGTGTCGTGGTTCAAGTACACGAAGAAGCGTTACGGCGAAGGGCGGCGGCTGCTCAAGATGGCGCCGCTGCATCACCACTTCGAATTGTCCGGCTGGAAGGAAACGCAGGTGGTCGTGCGTTTCTGGATCATCACGCTGATGCTGTGCCTGTTCGGTCTGACCACCCTCAAGCTGCGGTAA